Below is a window of Effusibacillus lacus DNA.
CCCCGATAAAAGCATGCCACCATAACGGATTTGGCCATAAAAAATTGGCTGCTGCAATGCCTACAGCCAATGCACCGTTGGCCAGAACCTGCCCCGAATCCCTTCTTCCCGTTTTCTCGTAGCCCGATTCCACATGTTCCTTGGTTTTGTGCTTCCATTTGGACAAAACTGAAGAGGAAACAAAAAAGGCGATCAATGTTCCAAACCAAGAAATGCTGCCCAGTGAAAACAACATGGTTCCAATAATAACAGCTGCAATCATGCCTGACAATGACAGTGAACGCTTCTTATAGGCGAAGCCCGCAATCAACAAGCTTCCGGCCAACCCCAAAACCCAATCTTGCATCTGAATAACCCTCGATTTTCTTTGGAAGTTTTGTGACAATCTTGCATAATCTTAAATGTTAGTGGTACTATGTTAGAAGAACTGTCCGAGTAGGAGGAGATCCTGTGTTTCGATATTATCTGGGTATCAGCATCATGTGTGTAATCTTTGCGGTATTTGCGTTGTTCCTTGCCCATGAACCCGCTGCACTTGCAACGATCTTTGTCGGTATTGCCGGAGCATTCTTGTCCATCGCATTTATCACTTCCGGTCCCGAATCCCGCTGGTAACGGATTGACCGCCACCTTTGACCGTCTGAATACGGTCAAAGGTTTTTTATTATTCACTGCTGCTGCCAGACAGAATCTGAGGCAGGATCACTTCCGCCCTCCTGTTGATCCGGATTATGGCCGCACCGTTGCGCTTTGCAATCTCAAGCAGTTCGTTGCATGGAGCCATTTCCAGACGGGTGCCCACGATCAGCAGGAGATCTGCTCTTCCTACCCAATCCACCGCCGTACCATAATGATATACCTCCTCTCCCACAAGTACAATATTTGGCTTTAGCAATCCTCTACAGGAAGCACATTGAGGCAACTTTTGCCGGTAAGCCAATTGCGAAGAATAAATGGAGCGGCAATTGGTGCAGACCAGTTCCAACAGATTCCCGTGCAATTCCAGAACATGCCGGCTGCCGGCCATAGAATGCAACCCGTCTATGTTTTGTGTAATGACCGGTATCCCCTTTTTTGCAAGGGAATAATGGGCCTGGTTTGGCCTGGCGTGTGTCCAATGCTGAAGAATATGGCGGTAATACTGATAAAATCTTTCC
It encodes the following:
- a CDS encoding SIR2 family NAD-dependent protein deacylase, producing MSRNHVISRDALEVWKRQVAGSFHPIAVTGAGISVPSGLPTVSADWKGIPLREFFTLDMFLRETERFYQYYRHILQHWTHARPNQAHYSLAKKGIPVITQNIDGLHSMAGSRHVLELHGNLLELVCTNCRSIYSSQLAYRQKLPQCASCRGLLKPNIVLVGEEVYHYGTAVDWVGRADLLLIVGTRLEMAPCNELLEIAKRNGAAIIRINRRAEVILPQILSGSSSE